A stretch of Vicinamibacterales bacterium DNA encodes these proteins:
- a CDS encoding phosphomannomutase/phosphoglucomutase, which translates to MTINPAIFKAYDVRGLYPQEVNEDAARRIGRGFVAYLDATRIAVSRDMRLSSPSMAAAFIEGALEQGADVVDYGLMGTDMLYYAVARDGHDGGVQITASHNPKEYNGIKMVRKEAFPLSGESGINDIRDMIAQNRLPAPAAKRGTLSQSNVVDDYVKHVLSFIDVSIVKPFNVVLDAGSGIAGMVAPLLFRHIPTRKLTTLCFDVDGTFPNHEANPLIEENRRDITERVIAEQADIGIAWDGDADRCFFLDGDGEFVAGDFVTALLAEAFLIKHPGAKIVYDVRASYAVKDTAAKYGSEALMNRVGHAFFKRRMREDNAIFGGEVTGHYYFRDNFYADNGFIPALLILELMSRKGQTLRELLAPLREKYFISGEINTKVADMRKAAAKIDGLAAKYSAGKVYSLDGVSAEFPDWHFNVRGSNTEPMLRLNLEATTQKLMEEKRDEVLAFIRS; encoded by the coding sequence ATGACCATCAACCCAGCGATCTTCAAGGCCTACGACGTCCGCGGCCTCTATCCCCAGGAAGTCAACGAGGATGCGGCGCGGCGGATCGGCCGCGGCTTCGTCGCCTATCTCGACGCGACCCGCATCGCCGTCTCGCGCGACATGCGCCTGTCCTCCCCTTCGATGGCCGCCGCTTTCATCGAAGGGGCCCTCGAGCAGGGAGCCGACGTCGTCGACTACGGACTGATGGGCACGGACATGCTCTACTACGCCGTCGCCCGCGATGGACACGACGGGGGCGTGCAGATCACCGCCTCGCACAACCCGAAGGAATACAACGGCATCAAGATGGTGCGGAAGGAGGCGTTCCCCCTGTCGGGCGAGTCGGGGATCAACGACATCCGCGACATGATCGCGCAGAACCGGCTGCCCGCGCCGGCAGCGAAGCGCGGGACGCTGTCGCAGTCGAACGTCGTCGACGACTACGTGAAGCACGTGCTGTCGTTCATCGACGTGTCGATCGTCAAGCCGTTCAACGTGGTGCTCGACGCCGGCAGCGGGATCGCCGGCATGGTCGCGCCGCTGCTCTTCAGGCACATCCCGACGCGCAAGCTGACCACGCTCTGCTTCGACGTCGACGGCACCTTCCCGAACCACGAAGCCAACCCGCTGATCGAGGAAAACCGCCGCGACATCACCGAGCGGGTGATCGCGGAGCAGGCCGACATCGGGATCGCCTGGGACGGCGATGCCGACCGCTGCTTCTTCCTCGACGGCGACGGCGAGTTCGTCGCCGGCGACTTCGTCACCGCGCTGCTCGCCGAGGCGTTCCTGATCAAGCATCCGGGGGCAAAGATCGTCTACGACGTCCGCGCCAGCTACGCCGTCAAGGACACCGCCGCGAAGTACGGGAGCGAGGCGTTGATGAACCGCGTCGGGCACGCCTTCTTCAAACGCCGCATGCGCGAAGACAACGCCATCTTCGGCGGCGAGGTCACCGGGCACTACTATTTCCGCGACAACTTCTACGCCGACAACGGCTTCATTCCGGCGCTGCTGATTCTCGAGCTGATGTCGCGCAAGGGGCAGACGCTGCGCGAGCTGCTGGCGCCGCTGCGCGAGAAGTACTTCATCTCGGGCGAGATCAACACCAAGGTCGCGGACATGCGGAAGGCGGCGGCGAAGATCGACGGCCTGGCGGCCAAGTACAGCGCCGGCAAGGTCTATTCGCTCGACGGCGTGTCGGCCGAGTTCCCCGACTGGCACTTCAACGTGCGCGGGTCGAACACCGAGCCGATGCTCCGGCTCAATCTCGAGGCGACGACGCAGAAGCTGATGGAGGAAAAGCGCGACGAGGTGCTCGCGTTCATCCGGTCGTGA
- a CDS encoding VWA domain-containing protein, whose amino-acid sequence MSPFARSVAVAAAGLVLLAGDAVLTRQQQAPAPPQPPRFRTETNLVRVDVYATKDGAPVQDLKAEDFEVLEDNAPQKIDSFEHIVVTPAGPTDTLVEPSSVQQANQLAADPRRRVFVLYLDTEHVGYEGAFRIKEPLIELMTRIMSADDLVGIMTPTMSPSQITFGRRTQVIEEGLRRNWTWGRRESILLDEREELYAQCYPPTKENEPYPSYLAQKMIDRRRERLVLDSLQDLIRHMGAIREGRTAVITVTDGWKLFRPDPSMTLLRTDSQGNQADPIPGGPPPVGVGPAGGLTTRVNNGGFQPSDRTECEKERAELAMVDNELMFRNLFGDANRSNVSFYPIDPRGLPAFDTPMGPRKPLGPIADHAQLVRRQESLHTLALNTDGLALLNSNDLRMQLRRVAADLTSYYLLGYYSTNSRLDGKFRSIKVRSRRPGIEVRSRNGYRAATKEEVDAARASASGPVPDTKAALTKALGAIEIDARAQGRATRRGEGEPMIFHRGPMTGNVLTPANGRVFPRSSRVRLEMEAAAGDPVWSGVLLDRNGARTVVPVGVSERTDAAGQRWLTADITLAPLGAGDYVVELTRASGSEQKKTLVAIRVDR is encoded by the coding sequence GTGTCTCCATTCGCGCGATCCGTCGCCGTCGCCGCCGCCGGTCTGGTTCTTCTGGCCGGGGACGCGGTCCTCACCCGGCAGCAACAAGCCCCGGCGCCGCCACAGCCTCCTCGATTCCGCACGGAGACGAACCTGGTCCGGGTCGACGTCTATGCGACGAAGGACGGCGCGCCCGTGCAGGACCTGAAGGCCGAGGACTTCGAGGTCCTCGAGGACAACGCCCCGCAGAAGATCGACAGCTTCGAGCACATCGTCGTCACCCCCGCGGGACCGACCGACACGCTGGTCGAGCCGTCGTCGGTGCAGCAGGCGAACCAGCTGGCCGCCGATCCGCGCCGGCGCGTGTTCGTCCTCTATCTGGATACCGAGCACGTCGGCTACGAGGGGGCGTTCAGGATCAAGGAGCCGCTGATCGAGCTGATGACGCGCATCATGAGCGCGGACGATCTCGTCGGCATCATGACGCCGACCATGAGCCCGTCGCAGATCACGTTCGGCCGCCGCACGCAGGTGATCGAGGAGGGCTTGCGCCGGAACTGGACGTGGGGCAGACGGGAGTCGATCCTGCTGGACGAGCGGGAGGAGCTGTACGCGCAGTGTTACCCGCCGACCAAGGAAAATGAGCCGTACCCCTCGTATCTGGCGCAGAAGATGATCGATCGGCGCCGGGAGCGGCTGGTGCTCGACAGCCTCCAGGATCTCATCCGCCACATGGGCGCGATCCGCGAAGGGCGGACTGCGGTGATCACGGTCACCGACGGCTGGAAACTGTTCCGGCCCGATCCGTCGATGACGCTCCTGCGCACCGACAGCCAGGGCAACCAGGCGGACCCGATTCCCGGAGGTCCGCCGCCGGTCGGCGTCGGTCCCGCCGGCGGCCTGACCACGCGGGTCAACAACGGCGGCTTCCAGCCGAGCGATCGCACGGAGTGCGAGAAGGAGCGCGCCGAGCTCGCGATGGTGGACAACGAGTTGATGTTCCGGAACCTGTTCGGCGACGCCAACCGCAGCAACGTCAGCTTCTATCCCATCGATCCCCGCGGACTGCCGGCATTCGACACGCCGATGGGGCCGCGCAAGCCGCTCGGCCCGATCGCCGATCACGCGCAGCTGGTGCGGCGGCAGGAATCGCTGCACACGCTCGCGCTCAACACCGACGGACTGGCGCTGCTGAACAGCAACGACCTGCGCATGCAGCTTCGGCGCGTCGCCGCCGATCTGACGTCCTACTATCTGCTCGGCTACTACTCGACCAACAGCAGACTGGACGGCAAGTTCCGCAGCATCAAGGTGCGCTCCAGGCGGCCGGGGATCGAGGTCCGCTCGCGCAACGGGTACCGCGCCGCGACGAAGGAGGAAGTCGACGCCGCCCGCGCCTCGGCCAGCGGGCCGGTCCCCGATACGAAAGCGGCGCTGACGAAGGCGCTTGGCGCCATCGAGATCGACGCGCGGGCCCAGGGGCGGGCGACCAGGCGCGGCGAAGGGGAACCGATGATCTTCCATCGCGGTCCGATGACGGGCAACGTGCTGACGCCCGCGAACGGCCGCGTCTTCCCCCGCAGCTCACGGGTGCGCCTCGAGATGGAAGCGGCGGCCGGCGATCCGGTCTGGAGCGGGGTGCTGCTGGACCGCAACGGCGCCAGGACGGTGGTGCCGGTCGGCGTGAGCGAGCGCACCGATGCCGCCGGACAGCGCTGGCTCACCGCTGACATCACGCTGGCCCCGCTCGGCGCCGGCGATTACGTCGTCGAGCTGACGCGGGCGTCCGGATCGGAGCAGAAGAAAACGCTGGTCGCGATCAGGGTCGATCGCTGA
- a CDS encoding aminoacetone oxidase family FAD-binding enzyme gives MDFFKLGCDVAVVGAGAAGLAAGIFTRRDSPRLSVAVLDGSPRPGAKILVSGGTRCNVTNSVVTDGDFWGGKRTIVRRVLNALPVADTVRFFEEIGVPLHEEPGGKLFPDSNRARDVLDALLRELARRGGRLQPAARVSAVRKANGGFELQTSAGPLNARVVVLATGGRSLPKTGSDGAGYELARTLGHSLVAQTPALVPLVLEPHGIHAALSGTAVDVELSVWVDGAIATRLSGALLFTHFGVSGPVVLNASRHWARARVEQRDARVTVNFRSGSPFDAVDREWIDAARDRPHATLRGFLSSHLPEKLAGAMLGVLGLPADGQLSSLTRDDRRRLVHALVAWPLPVIDTRGYNYAEVTAGGVRLDEIHPQTMESRVCPGLFLVGEILDVDGRIGGFNFQWAWSSARAAARGIRLSEAGTPLTGAERP, from the coding sequence GTGGATTTTTTCAAGCTGGGCTGTGATGTCGCCGTGGTCGGCGCCGGGGCGGCCGGACTCGCGGCGGGCATCTTCACCCGGCGGGACTCCCCCCGGCTGAGCGTCGCGGTGCTGGACGGCTCACCGCGGCCGGGGGCGAAAATCCTGGTCAGCGGCGGCACGCGCTGCAACGTCACGAACAGCGTCGTCACCGACGGGGACTTCTGGGGCGGGAAGCGCACCATCGTCCGGCGCGTGCTGAACGCCCTGCCGGTGGCCGACACCGTGCGCTTCTTCGAGGAGATCGGCGTTCCGCTGCACGAGGAGCCGGGTGGGAAGCTCTTCCCGGATTCCAACCGCGCGCGGGACGTGCTCGACGCGCTGCTGCGCGAGCTGGCGCGCCGCGGCGGCCGGCTCCAGCCGGCGGCGCGCGTGTCGGCGGTTCGCAAGGCCAATGGCGGGTTCGAGCTGCAGACCTCCGCCGGCCCGCTCAACGCGCGGGTCGTCGTGCTGGCCACCGGGGGCCGGTCGCTGCCGAAGACCGGCAGCGACGGCGCCGGCTACGAGCTGGCGCGGACCCTCGGGCACTCGCTCGTCGCACAGACGCCGGCGCTCGTGCCGCTGGTGCTCGAGCCGCACGGCATCCACGCTGCCCTGTCCGGCACCGCGGTCGACGTCGAACTCTCCGTCTGGGTCGACGGCGCGATCGCCACGCGCTTGTCGGGGGCGCTGCTCTTCACCCACTTCGGGGTCAGCGGTCCCGTCGTCCTGAACGCGTCGCGGCACTGGGCTCGCGCGCGCGTGGAGCAGCGCGACGCGCGGGTGACCGTCAACTTCCGCTCCGGCTCCCCCTTCGATGCGGTCGACCGCGAATGGATCGACGCGGCGCGCGACCGTCCACACGCCACGCTGCGCGGCTTCCTCTCGTCGCACCTGCCGGAGAAGCTCGCCGGCGCGATGCTCGGCGTGCTCGGCCTCCCGGCCGACGGCCAGCTGTCGTCGCTCACCCGCGACGATCGCCGGCGCCTGGTCCACGCGCTCGTCGCATGGCCCCTCCCGGTCATCGACACACGCGGCTACAACTACGCGGAGGTCACCGCCGGCGGCGTGCGCCTCGACGAGATCCACCCGCAGACGATGGAGTCCCGCGTCTGTCCCGGACTGTTTCTGGTGGGTGAGATCCTGGACGTGGACGGCCGGATTGGCGGGTTCAATTTCCAGTGGGCGTGGTCGTCGGCGCGCGCCGCGGCACGCGGAATTCGATTGTCCGAAGCCGGGACGCCGCTGACCGGCGCCGAACGGCCGTGA
- a CDS encoding ABC transporter permease, protein MIQDFRLAARTLFRSPGFTLTAASTLALGIGVTSLMFGVVNAVLLRPLPYPEQDRLMLVFNVSTNAPEMNTIRATPLDFEDYRARARTFEAMAGHIGTGFTFSGSGDPELVIGQVVTPDFFKVLGVAPAAGRTFAADEFTPGKENVVVLSHGLWRRRFGGQPSAIGSTVTINGKPWTIAGVMPAGFEYPSPRYALWVPLPSPRTADMPPLNRASHYMQIVGRLKPGVSHEQANAEIASIASALAAQYPDTNAAMAARAVSLDDFTVRDVKMPLYVLLGAVGLVVLIACANVTNLLLARATARHREVAIRQALGAARWPLVRQFLAETAVLYALGAGGALALASWGISALVALGPADIPRISEAVLDGRVLAATLALSFATALMFGLAPALQGAAGDPADALRAGGRSVSAGRGRQRFRVVLVVGEVALSVVLLIGAGVTLHSLVRLTSVDHGFDADGQLTFSAVLSPRRYADASAMTAAADRLLDGVAAIPGVATAGATTALPLSGQNIENGFSVDGYTPRTADDDPVAGMRGVTGDYFAALGARLTAGRTFTAADRTGSQPVAVVNEGFARRYLGGRNAIGARVRENGLREWRTVVGVIADIKHAGPAAEARPEVSIPYAQLEPGFMTTWSRGLYFVVKGQAQATALVPQIRRAFAAVDPGMSLNDVQLMSELASEAVSEPRFRTILLGTFAALAITLASIGVFGVLAYFVAQRTREIGIRVALGASSRDILRMIVGRGLAIAGIGLAIGLAGAIPLTRAIQSLLFEVTPLDPATIALVVLGLALVAGLASYLPARRALRIEPMTALNLE, encoded by the coding sequence ATGATCCAGGACTTCCGGCTTGCCGCCCGCACGCTCTTCCGCTCGCCCGGCTTCACGCTGACGGCCGCGTCGACGCTGGCGCTCGGCATCGGCGTGACGTCGCTGATGTTCGGCGTCGTCAACGCCGTGCTGCTGCGTCCGCTGCCGTATCCCGAACAGGACCGGCTGATGCTGGTGTTCAACGTGAGCACGAACGCCCCGGAGATGAACACGATCCGGGCGACGCCGCTCGACTTCGAAGACTACCGCGCGCGCGCCCGCACGTTCGAGGCGATGGCGGGCCACATCGGCACCGGGTTCACGTTCAGCGGCAGCGGGGACCCGGAACTGGTGATCGGACAAGTGGTCACGCCGGACTTCTTCAAGGTGCTCGGCGTCGCGCCCGCGGCGGGCCGCACGTTTGCCGCGGACGAGTTCACGCCCGGCAAGGAAAACGTCGTCGTCCTTTCGCACGGCTTGTGGCGCCGCCGGTTCGGCGGGCAGCCGTCGGCGATCGGCTCGACGGTCACGATCAACGGCAAGCCGTGGACGATCGCCGGCGTGATGCCGGCGGGGTTCGAGTACCCGTCTCCGCGCTACGCCCTGTGGGTGCCGCTCCCCTCGCCGCGGACGGCGGACATGCCTCCGCTGAACCGCGCCTCGCACTACATGCAGATCGTCGGGCGGCTGAAGCCGGGCGTGTCGCACGAACAGGCGAACGCGGAGATCGCGTCGATTGCCTCGGCGCTGGCGGCGCAGTACCCGGACACGAACGCGGCCATGGCCGCACGTGCCGTGTCGCTCGACGACTTCACCGTCCGCGACGTCAAGATGCCGCTGTACGTGCTGCTCGGGGCGGTGGGCCTCGTCGTGCTGATCGCGTGCGCGAACGTGACGAATCTGCTCCTCGCCCGCGCCACGGCGCGCCACCGCGAGGTGGCGATACGCCAGGCGCTGGGCGCCGCGCGCTGGCCGCTCGTGCGTCAGTTCCTCGCCGAGACCGCCGTGTTGTATGCGCTCGGCGCCGGCGGCGCGCTCGCGCTCGCGAGTTGGGGAATCTCGGCGCTCGTCGCGCTCGGACCCGCCGACATCCCGCGCATCTCCGAGGCGGTGCTGGACGGCCGGGTGCTTGCGGCGACGCTGGCGTTGTCGTTCGCGACCGCGCTGATGTTCGGTCTCGCCCCCGCGCTGCAGGGGGCCGCGGGCGATCCGGCGGACGCGCTGCGGGCCGGGGGCCGCAGCGTGAGCGCCGGGCGGGGGCGTCAGCGGTTCCGCGTCGTGCTTGTCGTCGGCGAGGTGGCGCTCTCGGTAGTGCTGCTGATCGGCGCCGGCGTGACGCTCCACAGCCTGGTCCGCCTCACCTCGGTCGACCATGGGTTCGACGCTGACGGGCAGCTCACGTTCTCGGCGGTGCTGTCGCCGCGCCGCTATGCGGACGCGAGTGCGATGACCGCCGCCGCCGATCGGCTTCTCGACGGGGTTGCGGCGATTCCCGGAGTCGCCACCGCCGGCGCCACCACTGCGCTGCCGCTCAGCGGGCAGAACATCGAGAATGGATTCTCGGTCGACGGCTATACGCCGCGTACGGCAGACGACGACCCGGTGGCCGGCATGCGGGGCGTCACCGGCGACTACTTCGCGGCACTGGGCGCACGGCTGACGGCGGGGCGGACATTCACCGCCGCGGACCGCACCGGATCGCAGCCGGTCGCGGTGGTGAACGAGGGATTCGCCCGGCGGTATCTCGGCGGCCGCAATGCCATCGGGGCCCGCGTGCGCGAGAACGGGCTGCGCGAATGGCGCACCGTCGTGGGCGTGATCGCCGATATCAAACATGCCGGCCCGGCCGCCGAGGCGCGCCCCGAGGTCAGCATCCCCTACGCACAGCTCGAGCCGGGGTTCATGACGACCTGGTCGCGCGGGCTGTACTTCGTGGTCAAAGGACAGGCCCAGGCAACCGCGCTCGTGCCGCAGATCCGCCGCGCGTTCGCGGCCGTCGATCCCGGCATGTCGCTCAACGACGTGCAGTTGATGTCGGAGCTGGCATCCGAGGCGGTCTCGGAGCCGCGCTTCCGGACCATTCTGCTCGGCACGTTCGCGGCGCTCGCCATCACGCTGGCGAGCATCGGCGTCTTCGGCGTGCTCGCCTACTTCGTCGCGCAGCGGACGCGCGAAATCGGCATCCGCGTCGCGCTCGGGGCAAGCTCCCGCGACATCCTGCGGATGATCGTGGGCCGCGGGCTGGCGATCGCCGGCATCGGCCTGGCGATCGGACTTGCCGGCGCGATTCCGCTCACGCGCGCGATCCAGTCGCTGCTGTTCGAGGTGACGCCCCTGGACCCGGCGACGATCGCGCTGGTCGTGCTCGGTCTCGCCCTGGTCGCCGGCCTCGCCAGTTACCTTCCGGCGCGCCGCGCCCTGCGCATCGAGCCCATGACGGCGCTGAATCTCGAATAG
- a CDS encoding methyltransferase domain-containing protein has translation MTPWKRFPIVLLAAAIAAVAASAQSPAQNATDAERLVRALDIRPGSVVGEIGAGDGELTVAMAKAVGDSGRVFSNEVNKDRVKTIEQAAAKAGLQQVTVLEGHPTQTNFPAQCCDAIFMRNVYHHFGDPPAMNASLRDSLKPGGRLAIIDFTPPPGGEAAPGKRGEDGHHGISAETLAAELKAAGFEIVSAATDARSVFVVARKPS, from the coding sequence ATGACGCCGTGGAAACGCTTTCCGATCGTTCTGCTCGCGGCGGCAATCGCCGCCGTCGCCGCGTCGGCTCAGAGCCCGGCGCAGAATGCCACCGACGCCGAGCGCCTCGTTCGGGCCCTCGACATCCGTCCCGGCAGCGTCGTCGGCGAGATTGGCGCCGGCGATGGCGAGCTGACCGTCGCCATGGCGAAAGCGGTCGGGGACTCGGGGAGGGTGTTCAGCAACGAGGTCAACAAGGATCGCGTCAAGACGATCGAACAGGCCGCCGCGAAGGCCGGCCTCCAGCAGGTGACCGTGCTCGAGGGGCACCCGACGCAGACGAACTTCCCGGCGCAGTGCTGCGACGCGATCTTCATGCGCAACGTGTATCACCACTTCGGCGATCCGCCGGCGATGAACGCCAGCCTTCGGGATTCGCTGAAGCCGGGCGGCAGGCTCGCGATCATCGATTTCACGCCGCCGCCCGGCGGCGAAGCGGCCCCCGGGAAGCGCGGCGAGGACGGCCACCACGGCATCAGTGCCGAAACGCTGGCGGCCGAGCTGAAAGCCGCCGGCTTCGAGATCGTGTCGGCCGCGACAGACGCCCGGTCGGTGTTCGTCGTCGCGCGGAAGCCGTCCTGA
- a CDS encoding helix-hairpin-helix domain-containing protein — MKRLALIGVALVLLVVTGCAQNPRSSSPGRDPSLVDLNAATAAQLQRLPGITAVYARRIIANRPYKVKHELETRKILPPSVYARIRDRVIAIERIPDL, encoded by the coding sequence GTGAAGCGGCTCGCCCTCATCGGCGTCGCGCTGGTGCTGCTCGTCGTGACCGGCTGCGCGCAGAATCCCCGTTCGTCCTCGCCGGGACGCGATCCGTCCCTCGTGGATCTCAACGCCGCGACCGCGGCGCAACTGCAGCGCCTGCCCGGCATCACGGCGGTCTACGCGAGGCGGATCATCGCCAACCGGCCGTACAAGGTGAAGCACGAACTCGAGACGCGCAAGATCCTGCCGCCGTCCGTCTATGCGCGGATCCGCGATCGCGTCATCGCCATCGAGCGGATCCCGGATCTGTAA
- a CDS encoding di-heme oxidoredictase family protein, translating to MTRPLGAIAVAALVLAAAIAAAQSPSGGPGAPLAGITAVEFEEFRLGLDDFTEVEAAEEGLGPAFNGTSCAVCHNVPAIGGGGLIAEIRAGRRNAQGEFETLDASGETLFHLFSVPGHGCQPMVPVEANVFARRVPIPLFGAGLVEAIPDETLRALEDPADRDRDGVSGRAALVTDVASGERRVGRFGWKAQHATLLAFGADAYRNEMGITNDLFPAEVAYGVSAAQMRLCDRFPDPEDIRDPLTRRRGIDNFASFMRLLAPVARGGVDDEVRAGEQVFTAIGCAACHVPALQTGPSANPVFHRKVVPLFSDLLLHDIGTGDGIRQGVAASDEIRTPALWGLRLRRPLLHDGSAATPEDAIRRHGGEAELARRGFERLSDADRAALRAFLRSL from the coding sequence ATGACGCGCCCGCTCGGCGCCATCGCCGTCGCGGCGCTCGTCCTTGCCGCCGCGATCGCCGCCGCGCAATCGCCATCGGGCGGGCCGGGGGCCCCGCTGGCGGGCATCACCGCGGTCGAATTCGAGGAGTTCCGTCTGGGCCTCGACGACTTCACGGAAGTGGAAGCCGCGGAAGAAGGGCTCGGCCCGGCGTTCAACGGCACCAGCTGCGCCGTCTGCCACAACGTGCCCGCCATCGGCGGCGGCGGCCTCATCGCCGAGATCCGCGCCGGCCGGCGGAACGCGCAAGGGGAGTTCGAGACGCTCGACGCCTCGGGCGAGACGTTGTTCCACCTGTTCTCCGTTCCGGGCCACGGCTGTCAGCCGATGGTGCCGGTCGAGGCGAACGTGTTCGCGCGCCGCGTGCCGATCCCGCTCTTCGGCGCCGGACTCGTGGAAGCGATTCCCGACGAGACGCTGCGCGCGCTCGAAGATCCGGCCGATCGCGATCGCGACGGCGTCAGCGGACGCGCCGCGCTCGTCACCGACGTCGCCAGCGGCGAGCGCCGCGTCGGACGGTTCGGGTGGAAGGCACAGCACGCCACGCTCCTCGCGTTCGGCGCGGATGCCTATCGCAACGAGATGGGCATCACCAACGATCTGTTCCCCGCCGAAGTCGCCTACGGCGTCTCCGCGGCGCAGATGCGGCTGTGCGATCGCTTTCCCGACCCCGAGGACATCCGCGATCCGCTGACGCGGCGGCGCGGCATCGACAACTTCGCGAGCTTCATGCGGCTGCTCGCGCCGGTGGCGCGCGGCGGCGTGGACGACGAGGTCCGCGCCGGCGAGCAGGTGTTCACCGCGATCGGCTGCGCCGCCTGCCACGTGCCGGCGTTGCAGACCGGCCCCAGCGCGAATCCGGTCTTTCACCGCAAGGTCGTGCCGCTCTTCTCCGATCTGCTGCTGCACGACATCGGGACCGGCGACGGCATTCGCCAGGGTGTCGCGGCGTCGGACGAAATCCGCACGCCGGCGCTGTGGGGGCTGCGCCTGCGCCGGCCGCTGCTGCACGACGGGTCCGCGGCCACGCCGGAAGACGCGATCCGCCGCCACGGCGGCGAAGCGGAGCTCGCGCGCCGCGGGTTCGAGCGTCTGTCGGACGCCGACCGCGCGGCGCTGCGGGCGTTCCTGCGCTCGCTCTGA
- a CDS encoding cupredoxin domain-containing protein: MPRVFLHGVLLLMVSSLAVSARAGAGAAPQDPPQVIEIDAERFSFSPSQFRVKAETPVEFHLRSEDTDHGFRILGTDINVTIPKRGKGTATVTFVPPKPGRYVFECSKVCGAGHAFMRGTLIAE, from the coding sequence ATGCCCCGCGTATTTCTGCATGGCGTTCTGCTCCTGATGGTGTCCTCGCTTGCCGTATCGGCGCGCGCCGGCGCCGGCGCGGCGCCGCAGGACCCGCCGCAGGTGATCGAGATCGACGCCGAGCGGTTCAGCTTCTCCCCGTCGCAGTTCCGCGTCAAAGCCGAGACGCCGGTGGAGTTCCATCTGCGCAGCGAAGACACCGACCACGGCTTCCGGATTCTCGGCACCGACATCAACGTGACGATCCCCAAGCGCGGCAAGGGGACCGCCACCGTGACCTTCGTGCCGCCGAAACCGGGGCGCTATGTCTTCGAGTGCTCGAAGGTGTGTGGAGCAGGGCACGCGTTCATGCGCGGCACCCTGATCGCCGAATGA
- the mntR gene encoding manganese-binding transcriptional regulator MntR has product MKRTSGAVRTAELQARALRQTRRKHSRETAEDYVEAIAELTASTGEARAVDLARRLGVSHVTVIRTVARLQRDGYTSSQPYRAIFLTARGARLARQSRERHELVVDFLRSLGIPEAVVQEDAEGIEHHVSAQTLAAFRRHLQRSGRS; this is encoded by the coding sequence ATGAAACGGACATCGGGTGCGGTCCGCACCGCGGAACTGCAGGCCCGCGCCCTGCGGCAGACGCGGCGCAAGCACTCACGCGAAACGGCGGAAGACTACGTCGAAGCGATCGCCGAACTGACCGCCAGCACCGGCGAAGCCCGCGCCGTGGATCTCGCGCGCCGGCTCGGCGTCTCGCACGTCACGGTCATCCGCACGGTGGCGCGGCTGCAGCGCGACGGCTACACCTCGAGCCAGCCGTATCGCGCGATCTTCCTCACCGCCCGCGGCGCGCGGCTCGCCCGCCAGTCGCGCGAGCGGCACGAGCTGGTCGTCGACTTCCTGCGCTCGCTCGGCATCCCCGAGGCGGTCGTGCAAGAGGATGCGGAGGGGATCGAGCACCACGTCAGCGCGCAGACCCTCGCCGCGTTCCGCCGTCACCTGCAGCGGTCAGGCCGGTCGTAG
- a CDS encoding sulfite exporter TauE/SafE family protein — translation MWYELAVSAGALLAGMIAALAGFGIGSVLTPLLALRVDAKLAVAAVAIPHVAGTALRFWLLRSRLDRRIFVWFGATSAAGGLAGALLHAWASSRALAIVFGGLLLFVGCSELTGFMSRVRLGRRTAWFVGALSGLLGGMVGNQGGIRSAALLAFETDKRAFVATATAVGLIVDAARLPVYLAGEWPRLVSMAWLIGLATAGVLLGTVAGMRLLPRIPERVFRIVVALLLLALGAWMVLRPA, via the coding sequence ATGTGGTACGAGCTGGCGGTATCGGCGGGAGCGCTGCTCGCCGGGATGATCGCCGCGCTCGCCGGGTTCGGCATCGGCAGCGTGCTGACGCCGCTGCTGGCGCTCCGGGTGGACGCCAAGCTGGCGGTGGCGGCGGTGGCGATCCCTCACGTCGCGGGCACCGCGCTGCGCTTCTGGCTGCTGCGGAGCCGCCTCGATCGGCGGATCTTCGTGTGGTTCGGCGCGACGAGCGCCGCCGGCGGCCTGGCCGGGGCGCTGCTGCATGCGTGGGCGTCCAGCCGGGCGCTCGCCATCGTCTTCGGCGGCCTGCTGCTGTTCGTCGGCTGCTCCGAGCTCACCGGATTCATGTCGCGCGTGCGGCTCGGCCGGCGCACGGCGTGGTTCGTCGGCGCGCTGTCGGGTCTGCTGGGCGGCATGGTGGGAAACCAGGGGGGCATCCGTTCGGCTGCGCTGCTGGCGTTCGAGACGGACAAGCGCGCATTCGTCGCGACCGCGACCGCCGTCGGCCTGATCGTGGACGCCGCGCGGCTGCCGGTGTACCTGGCGGGTGAATGGCCGCGGCTGGTGTCGATGGCCTGGCTCATCGGCCTCGCGACCGCCGGCGTGCTGCTCGGCACGGTGGCGGGCATGCGGCTGCTGCCGCGGATTCCGGAGCGGGTGTTCAGGATCGTGGTCGCGCTGCTGCTGCTCGCGCTCGGCGCGTGGATGGTGCTACGACCGGCCTGA